In the Hyphomonadaceae bacterium BL14 genome, one interval contains:
- a CDS encoding cryptochrome/photolyase family protein, producing MTALRLVLGDQLTRSLASLRDYASGDTVLMAEVAEEAGYVPHHKKKIAFLFSAMRHFASVLEADGLDVRYTRLDDTGNAGSLEGEVRRALAEGRHDRVIVVEPGEYRLMEAMKDWPQRLGVPVEIRRDDRFICSRDRFDAWAQDRKRLTMEFFYRDMRRETGLLMEGGEPAGGQWNFDHDNRKRLPDSVTIPQRLRIEPDDVTREVHDLVAARFGHHFGDLDDFWYAVTAEDAARQLDWFIEHALADFGDYQDALKTGEAFLFHSVISLYLNCGLLDPMTACRKAENAWRAGTAPLNAVEGFIRQILGWREYVRGVYWRFMPEYLTRNALDARRPLPEFYWTGETEMACVRDAVLTTKRHAYAHHIQRLMITGNFALIAGIDPRPVNDWYLAVYADAYEWVEAPNTHGMALYADGGLMATKPYAASGAYINKMSDHCKTCHYKVSLKNGPQACPFNYLYWNFLMENEGRLKGNQRLAMIYKTLERMDDDKRAAVRADSTRFLARIGIEQERKSA from the coding sequence ATGACTGCGCTACGGCTGGTTCTGGGCGACCAGCTCACGCGGTCGCTGGCGTCGTTGCGCGACTATGCGAGCGGCGACACCGTGCTGATGGCCGAGGTGGCCGAAGAAGCCGGCTACGTGCCGCATCACAAGAAGAAGATCGCCTTCCTGTTCTCCGCCATGCGCCATTTCGCAAGCGTGCTGGAGGCCGATGGTCTCGACGTGCGCTACACGCGCCTTGATGACACGGGCAATGCCGGGTCTCTCGAAGGCGAGGTGCGGCGGGCATTGGCAGAAGGCCGCCATGATCGTGTGATCGTGGTGGAGCCGGGCGAATACCGGCTCATGGAGGCGATGAAGGACTGGCCGCAACGCCTTGGCGTGCCGGTCGAGATCCGCCGCGACGACCGCTTCATCTGCTCAAGGGACCGGTTCGATGCCTGGGCTCAGGACCGCAAGCGCCTGACCATGGAATTCTTCTATCGCGACATGCGCCGGGAGACCGGTCTTCTGATGGAGGGCGGCGAACCGGCTGGCGGCCAGTGGAATTTCGACCACGATAACCGCAAGCGTCTGCCAGACAGTGTCACCATCCCGCAGCGCCTGCGCATCGAACCCGATGACGTCACGCGCGAGGTGCATGACCTGGTTGCCGCGCGCTTCGGTCACCATTTCGGTGATCTGGACGATTTCTGGTATGCGGTGACAGCTGAAGATGCGGCCCGCCAGCTCGACTGGTTCATCGAGCACGCCCTGGCTGATTTCGGCGATTATCAGGACGCCCTGAAGACCGGCGAGGCCTTTCTGTTTCACTCGGTCATCTCGCTCTATCTCAATTGCGGTCTGCTTGATCCCATGACCGCCTGCCGCAAGGCTGAAAACGCCTGGCGCGCGGGCACCGCGCCGCTCAATGCCGTGGAAGGTTTCATCCGCCAGATCCTGGGCTGGCGCGAATATGTGCGCGGCGTGTATTGGCGCTTCATGCCCGAATACCTCACCCGCAATGCGCTCGACGCCCGCCGCCCGCTGCCCGAATTCTACTGGACCGGCGAGACGGAGATGGCCTGCGTGCGTGACGCGGTGCTGACCACCAAACGTCATGCCTACGCCCACCATATCCAGCGCCTGATGATCACCGGCAATTTCGCGCTGATCGCCGGGATCGATCCCCGGCCGGTCAATGACTGGTATCTGGCGGTCTATGCCGATGCGTATGAATGGGTAGAGGCGCCCAACACCCACGGCATGGCGCTGTACGCCGACGGCGGGCTGATGGCCACCAAACCCTATGCCGCGTCAGGTGCTTACATCAACAAGATGAGCGACCACTGCAAGACCTGCCACTATAAGGTCAGCCTGAAGAACGGACCGCAGGCCTGCCCGTTCAATTATCTCTACTGGAATTTCCTGATGGAGAATGAGGGCCGGCTGAAGGGCAATCAGCGTCTGGCCATGATCTACAAGACGCTGGAGCGCATGGACGATGACAAGCGCGCGGCAGTGCGGGCCGACAGCACGCGCTTCCTGGCGCGTATCGGCATTGAGCAGGAGAGGAAGAGCGCATGA
- a CDS encoding SDR family NAD(P)-dependent oxidoreductase, producing the protein MTRPVTKADGLVWITGASSGIGAALARRLARQGWTVAVSARGEDALNALAAEHEGRIIPVPLDITDADAVVETVDRVERDHGPIACAVLNAGIYIPVHAENPDYQAYAKTFAVNLNGTAACVSALTGRMAKRRKGQIAIVSSATGFGGMPTASAYGASKAALINMAECLAIELHRFGVHIQVITPGFVETPAQDDNEFPKPFMISADAAARRIAAGLKSNRFEITFPRRFTLILKAIYALPRAWHIALVRRQTGWNKPPKG; encoded by the coding sequence ATGACCCGGCCCGTGACCAAAGCAGACGGCCTCGTCTGGATTACCGGCGCCAGCTCCGGCATCGGCGCGGCGCTGGCGCGGCGCCTGGCGCGTCAGGGCTGGACCGTCGCCGTGTCGGCGCGCGGCGAAGACGCGCTGAACGCTCTGGCCGCCGAGCATGAGGGGCGCATCATTCCGGTGCCGCTGGACATCACCGATGCGGACGCCGTCGTAGAGACGGTTGACCGTGTCGAGCGCGATCACGGTCCTATCGCCTGCGCCGTGCTCAATGCGGGAATCTACATCCCGGTGCACGCCGAAAATCCCGACTATCAGGCCTACGCCAAGACCTTCGCAGTCAATCTCAACGGCACGGCGGCCTGTGTCAGCGCGCTGACCGGGCGGATGGCCAAACGCCGCAAGGGCCAGATCGCCATCGTCTCCTCCGCCACCGGGTTTGGCGGCATGCCCACGGCGTCGGCCTATGGTGCCTCCAAAGCCGCACTGATCAACATGGCCGAGTGCCTGGCGATCGAGCTGCACCGCTTTGGCGTCCATATCCAGGTGATTACGCCGGGCTTTGTCGAGACCCCGGCTCAGGACGACAATGAATTCCCCAAGCCGTTCATGATCAGCGCGGACGCAGCTGCCAGGCGCATTGCTGCGGGGCTGAAGTCGAACCGGTTCGAAATCACGTTCCCGCGCCGCTTCACCCTCATCCTCAAGGCGATCTACGCCCTGCCGCGCGCCTGGCATATCGCCCTTGTCCGCCGCCAGACCGGCTGGAACAAACCGCCGAAGGGGTAG
- a CDS encoding alpha/beta hydrolase, which produces MTTDPDRLTIPVPDGAIAALAWPAPGCPRLVAAHGNGFNAMSLKPLLASLAGRFDIIAVDLRGHGRTTLPADAKTHDGWDIYADDLLHVLAALDRPADLLAGHSMGAVSLLLAAGRMDAPPPLALIEPVILPSTVYLAAHTPFWPLFRARIGLGERARRRANHWAARDEVLARYASKPAMAAWAPGVLDAYLEDGLIDGPDGWHLACDPAWEGANFEACRHDVMKAAARAGTRMHVLKAQHGSTVINARGLQRRGAQITVMEGVSHLAPMEAPQQVAEWIAGVGPGVR; this is translated from the coding sequence GTGACAACCGACCCCGACCGCCTGACCATCCCCGTGCCGGACGGCGCGATCGCGGCGCTGGCCTGGCCGGCACCCGGGTGCCCCCGCCTCGTGGCCGCCCACGGCAATGGCTTTAATGCCATGAGCCTGAAGCCCCTGCTCGCCTCCCTGGCGGGCCGGTTCGACATCATTGCGGTGGATTTGCGCGGCCATGGCCGCACAACCCTGCCTGCGGATGCGAAAACCCATGATGGCTGGGACATATACGCCGATGACCTTCTGCATGTTCTGGCCGCGCTGGACCGCCCGGCCGACCTGCTCGCCGGCCATTCCATGGGCGCGGTCAGCCTGTTGCTGGCGGCCGGCCGTATGGACGCCCCGCCGCCTCTGGCCCTGATCGAGCCGGTGATACTGCCCTCCACCGTTTATCTCGCCGCACACACGCCATTCTGGCCGCTGTTTCGCGCGCGCATCGGCCTGGGCGAGCGCGCGCGACGCCGCGCCAATCACTGGGCGGCGCGCGACGAGGTTCTGGCGCGCTATGCCAGCAAGCCCGCCATGGCCGCGTGGGCACCCGGCGTGCTGGACGCATATCTAGAGGACGGACTGATTGACGGGCCAGACGGCTGGCACCTCGCCTGTGACCCGGCCTGGGAAGGTGCCAATTTCGAAGCCTGCCGCCATGATGTCATGAAGGCCGCGGCGCGCGCGGGCACGCGTATGCACGTTCTCAAGGCGCAGCATGGCTCCACGGTCATCAATGCGCGCGGCCTACAGCGGCGCGGGGCGCAGATCACCGTCATGGAAGGCGTCAGCCATCTCGCCCCGATGGAGGCACCCCAGCAGGTTGCCGAATGGATTGCAGGCGTTGGGCCTGGTGTGCGTTGA
- a CDS encoding DUF547 domain-containing protein encodes MAARTLALILIALAAMVAPSAHATDDLHDAWDQLLGRYVIEGSDGVDRVDYDRLRGQADDRAALDDYIAALEAQPVSTLARGEQFVLWANLYNAVTVRLIVEENPSRSIMQIRPGLFSIGPWSEARVRVEGRDLSLDDIEHGVMRPQFEAALVHYAVNCASIGCPDIGTRAWRADTLDDDLDAAARAYVNHPRGVTVTDRGLVISRIYKWYEEDFGGDDAGVIAHLLAYAQPELAQAIRANPRIARHAYDWALNRPE; translated from the coding sequence ATGGCCGCCCGCACCCTTGCCCTGATACTGATCGCGCTGGCGGCCATGGTCGCCCCTTCCGCCCATGCCACGGACGATCTGCATGATGCCTGGGACCAGCTTCTAGGCAGGTATGTCATTGAAGGATCAGACGGTGTGGACCGGGTCGATTATGACCGCCTGCGTGGGCAGGCCGATGACCGCGCCGCGCTGGATGATTACATCGCCGCGCTGGAGGCGCAGCCGGTCAGCACGCTGGCGCGGGGTGAGCAGTTCGTGCTGTGGGCCAATCTATACAACGCGGTGACCGTACGTCTGATCGTGGAGGAGAACCCGTCTCGCTCCATCATGCAGATCCGCCCCGGCCTGTTTTCCATCGGCCCGTGGAGCGAGGCGCGGGTGAGGGTGGAGGGACGCGACCTTTCCCTGGACGATATCGAGCACGGAGTGATGCGCCCCCAGTTTGAAGCGGCACTGGTGCACTACGCGGTCAATTGCGCGTCTATCGGCTGCCCGGATATCGGCACCCGCGCGTGGCGGGCGGATACTCTGGATGACGACCTGGACGCTGCGGCGCGCGCCTATGTGAACCATCCACGCGGCGTCACGGTTACGGACCGCGGCCTCGTGATCTCGCGGATCTACAAATGGTATGAGGAGGACTTCGGAGGTGATGATGCCGGGGTTATCGCCCACCTTCTCGCTTACGCGCAGCCGGAGCTGGCGCAGGCGATCAGGGCCAATCCGCGCATTGCGCGTCATGCCTATGACTGGGCGCTCAACCGTCCCGAATAA
- a CDS encoding alpha/beta hydrolase has translation MIHLIALAGATMSLMLAAQDAPEPDASAQNTPALTYEDPASTYEDPASTRDAVFTTPDSSLNPRLTPLVCPFKGEIDYEPGEVSCGMITVPENRERDGSRLIQLHYVRIAPTGEDEAEHREDPVIYLTGGPGVGVDAYVGRLKDHPIAETRALYILEQRGIGASTSFCPQFSAIDPGLNAARDLDEMMIATAERNALCFREAAEQGIDLTGYNTVENARDVRALREALGYEDWNVWGISYGSHLGQMLLRQDPEGVRALVLDAIVPNDLFDLFNWARIFDLLVANFAGDCNGARACEDLEARLFDAMESLRDDPVILPATDSEATPGGEVWLPPALLAYLPFSLAYEQDSYAFIPSVMSNLADALERRDPVVLDGLAVALSGGMGPGGGMTMSQGMSAAVQCNDGYVQGELAATQASTGSRWHSLVVSLPGAQRAVEVCEQAGLFMRDRAEYALVQSDVPTLIVNGAWDPITPPSLAVYIHEAMPGTRYVEVPYAGHGPTRSMPECGGQVMSDFFDTLDLDGLDVSCLSEGASVPQYEDLVWTTSVYRALALTPNAPQSFIVPMVWAGICVLILFLGVFILPLSVLARMIDRRPAAELAALTGGARLTAWLAGVSGLAGLSLIGAGAARLMEDADAAIIAGLAAPAGAGTWLMLVTGVLGLLTLVLLARTLASGERVRFGTLTGITLMGLAGAALTSFAFVWDLGPF, from the coding sequence GTGATTCATCTCATCGCTCTGGCCGGCGCCACCATGTCGTTGATGCTGGCGGCGCAAGACGCGCCCGAGCCGGACGCATCGGCACAAAACACCCCGGCTTTGACATATGAGGACCCGGCTTCGACATATGAGGACCCGGCTTCGACCCGTGACGCGGTGTTTACGACACCGGATTCCAGCCTCAATCCCCGCCTGACACCGCTGGTCTGTCCTTTCAAGGGCGAGATCGACTACGAGCCGGGCGAGGTCTCCTGCGGCATGATCACGGTGCCGGAAAACCGAGAGCGGGACGGATCACGCCTGATCCAGCTGCACTATGTGCGCATCGCCCCCACCGGCGAGGATGAGGCCGAGCATCGCGAGGACCCGGTCATCTATCTGACCGGCGGACCCGGCGTGGGCGTGGATGCTTATGTGGGTCGGCTCAAAGATCACCCCATCGCCGAGACGCGCGCCCTGTACATTCTCGAACAGCGCGGAATCGGTGCCAGCACGTCTTTCTGCCCGCAATTCAGTGCCATAGACCCGGGCCTTAATGCGGCGCGCGATCTCGACGAGATGATGATCGCCACAGCCGAGCGCAACGCGTTGTGCTTCCGCGAGGCCGCCGAACAGGGGATAGACCTCACCGGCTACAACACGGTGGAGAATGCCCGCGACGTGCGCGCCCTGCGCGAGGCGCTGGGTTACGAGGACTGGAATGTCTGGGGCATTTCCTACGGTTCACATCTCGGCCAGATGCTGCTGCGCCAGGACCCGGAGGGCGTACGCGCCCTGGTGCTCGACGCCATCGTGCCCAATGATCTGTTCGACCTGTTCAATTGGGCCCGCATTTTCGACCTTCTGGTCGCCAACTTTGCCGGGGACTGCAACGGCGCGCGCGCCTGCGAGGACCTTGAAGCGCGCCTGTTCGATGCCATGGAATCGCTGCGCGACGATCCGGTGATCCTGCCCGCGACCGATTCCGAAGCCACGCCCGGGGGCGAGGTCTGGCTGCCGCCAGCCCTGCTGGCCTACCTGCCCTTCTCACTCGCCTACGAACAGGACAGCTACGCCTTCATTCCATCGGTCATGTCCAACCTCGCCGACGCGCTTGAACGCCGCGATCCGGTCGTGCTGGACGGTCTGGCCGTGGCGCTGTCCGGCGGCATGGGACCGGGCGGCGGCATGACCATGTCGCAAGGCATGTCGGCGGCGGTGCAGTGCAATGATGGCTATGTCCAGGGCGAGCTGGCGGCCACACAAGCCAGCACCGGCAGCCGCTGGCATAGTCTGGTGGTGTCTCTGCCAGGTGCGCAGCGTGCCGTTGAGGTTTGCGAACAGGCTGGCCTCTTCATGCGCGACCGGGCCGAGTATGCACTGGTGCAAAGCGATGTTCCCACCCTGATCGTGAATGGCGCCTGGGACCCGATCACCCCACCCTCGCTCGCGGTCTACATCCATGAGGCCATGCCCGGCACGCGCTATGTGGAGGTCCCCTACGCGGGCCACGGCCCCACCCGCTCCATGCCCGAATGCGGCGGCCAGGTGATGAGCGACTTCTTTGACACCCTTGATCTCGACGGTCTTGACGTCAGCTGCCTTTCAGAAGGTGCCAGCGTGCCACAATACGAGGACCTGGTATGGACCACCAGCGTCTACCGCGCCCTGGCCCTCACCCCTAATGCCCCGCAATCCTTCATTGTCCCGATGGTGTGGGCGGGCATATGCGTGCTGATCCTTTTCCTCGGCGTGTTCATTCTGCCGCTGTCGGTCCTTGCCCGTATGATCGACCGGCGCCCCGCGGCCGAACTGGCCGCCCTCACCGGCGGTGCCCGCCTGACCGCCTGGCTGGCGGGCGTCAGCGGGCTGGCGGGTCTGTCCCTGATCGGTGCCGGTGCCGCGCGCCTGATGGAGGACGCGGATGCAGCCATCATCGCCGGACTGGCGGCGCCTGCCGGTGCCGGCACCTGGCTCATGCTGGTTACAGGCGTTCTGGGTCTGCTCACCCTTGTCCTGCTGGCGCGCACGCTGGCGTCGGGCGAGCGAGTGCGGTTCGGCACGCTGACCGGCATCACGCTGATGGGTCTCGCCGGGGCGGCGCTGACCAGTTTCGCCTTCGTCTGGGATCTCGGACCGTTCTAG
- the fmt gene encoding methionyl-tRNA formyltransferase — protein sequence MSLRLAFMGTPAFAAASLAEIAGAGHEIVAVYTQPERPRGRGQASAKTPVHELAEQLGLPVFTPESFRESDVLAAFEALDLDAACVVAYGQILPQRALDAPRLGCLNLHASLLPRWRGAAPIQRAIMAGDEMTGVQIMQMEAGLDTGPVLMSESVPIHETDTAGSLHDRLMQVGALLWPRTLAALERGSLSATPQAEGGVTYARKITRDEAHIDWTRPAGEVADTIRGLSPFPGAWFALAGAKGEVRVKVHFAVPERGAGEPGEVLDDALLIACGRGAVRLSRLQREGRGVMEADEFLRGTPVQAGARLR from the coding sequence ATGAGCCTCCGTCTCGCCTTTATGGGAACGCCCGCCTTCGCCGCCGCCTCACTGGCCGAGATCGCCGGGGCCGGCCACGAGATCGTCGCGGTCTATACCCAGCCCGAGCGTCCGCGCGGGCGCGGGCAGGCGAGCGCGAAGACACCGGTTCATGAACTGGCTGAACAACTGGGCCTGCCGGTTTTTACGCCGGAGAGCTTTCGTGAGTCCGATGTGCTCGCGGCGTTCGAGGCGCTCGATCTGGATGCCGCCTGCGTCGTGGCCTATGGCCAGATATTGCCGCAGCGCGCGCTGGATGCGCCGCGTCTGGGCTGTCTCAATCTGCACGCATCGCTGCTGCCGCGATGGCGCGGGGCCGCGCCGATCCAGCGCGCCATCATGGCCGGTGACGAAATGACCGGGGTGCAGATCATGCAGATGGAAGCCGGGCTGGATACCGGCCCTGTCCTGATGAGCGAGAGCGTGCCCATCCACGAAACCGACACCGCTGGCTCGTTGCATGACCGGCTGATGCAGGTCGGCGCGCTGCTCTGGCCGCGCACGCTGGCGGCGCTGGAACGGGGCAGTCTGAGCGCCACGCCGCAGGCTGAGGGCGGTGTCACCTATGCGCGCAAGATCACGCGCGACGAGGCCCATATCGACTGGACGCGGCCGGCGGGCGAGGTGGCCGATACGATCCGCGGCCTGTCACCCTTTCCCGGGGCCTGGTTCGCGCTGGCCGGGGCCAAGGGTGAGGTGCGCGTGAAAGTCCATTTCGCGGTTCCCGAACGTGGCGCGGGCGAGCCTGGCGAGGTGCTGGATGATGCGCTGCTGATCGCCTGCGGACGCGGCGCGGTGCGCCTGTCCCGCCTGCAGCGCGAGGGGCGCGGCGTGATGGAGGCGGACGAGTTCCTGCGCGGCACGCCTGTGCAGGCGGGTGCGCGGCTGCGCTGA
- the truA gene encoding tRNA pseudouridine(38-40) synthase TruA has product MPRYHLTIEYDGRPFVGWQRQDNGPSVQSALERAVAALDGGMREVYGAGRTDSGVHALAQSAHVDLEKDLAPGKVRDALNHHLGRDPIAVLSARRVDDRFHARFSAVKRGYVYRIIPRRARLALEAGRAWRTPRALHVAAMHEAAQTLVGMHDFTTFRDARCQAETPVKSIDAIAVQEVDGEVRIRVEAISFLHRQVRSITGSLVEVGNGKWSVRDFADALAAADRTRCGPVAPPDGLYLAFVRYA; this is encoded by the coding sequence ATGCCCCGCTATCACCTCACCATCGAATATGACGGGCGGCCTTTTGTGGGCTGGCAGCGCCAGGACAACGGGCCGTCGGTCCAGTCAGCGCTGGAACGGGCCGTGGCGGCGCTCGACGGAGGCATGCGCGAGGTTTATGGCGCAGGGCGCACCGATTCCGGGGTCCATGCGCTGGCCCAGAGCGCCCATGTGGATCTGGAAAAGGACCTTGCCCCGGGCAAGGTGCGCGATGCGCTCAATCACCATCTGGGACGCGACCCGATTGCCGTGCTCTCGGCGCGCCGGGTCGATGACCGGTTTCACGCGCGCTTCTCGGCGGTGAAGCGCGGCTATGTCTACCGCATCATCCCGCGGCGGGCGCGTCTGGCGCTGGAGGCGGGCCGCGCCTGGCGCACACCGCGCGCGCTGCACGTTGCCGCCATGCACGAGGCGGCGCAGACGCTGGTGGGCATGCACGACTTCACCACCTTCCGCGATGCGCGCTGCCAGGCGGAGACGCCGGTCAAATCCATTGATGCCATTGCGGTGCAAGAGGTGGATGGCGAGGTGCGCATTCGCGTCGAAGCGATCAGCTTCCTGCACCGTCAGGTGCGCTCCATCACCGGCTCGCTGGTGGAGGTGGGCAATGGCAAATGGTCAGTGCGCGATTTCGCCGACGCGCTGGCTGCCGCTGACCGCACGCGTTGCGGGCCTGTGGCACCGCCCGACGGGCTGTACCTGGCGTTCGTGCGCTACGCCTGA
- the dapE gene encoding succinyl-diaminopimelate desuccinylase, whose product MDNPATPDPIALARRLIQAPSVTPADAGALDVLEAALSELGFTCTRHPFGEVDNLYARLGTAAPVFCFAGHTDVVPPGPESAWSHPPFAAEIAEDQIWGRGAADMKGSIAAMVAAVGAHIAHHGAPRGSIAFLITGDEEGPAVNGTKKLLEAVHARGERFDHCLVGEPTNPAHIGDTIKVGRRGSLNGVITVTGRQGHVAYPDKAENPIPPLLALLNKLTARHLDDGAPHFQPSNLEVTSIDVGNAPHNVIPAAAQAKFNIRFNIAHTGDDLKRWIEDEAAGVGAGFDGQIKLDLTVTGEAFLTDNPAFTDLLRNAVIEVTGKAPALTTGGGTSDARFIKDYCPVAEFGLVGATMHQIDERVPVADITQLTAIYTRILERYFEAFA is encoded by the coding sequence ATGGATAATCCCGCAACACCCGACCCCATCGCCCTCGCCCGCCGCCTGATCCAGGCACCGTCGGTCACGCCCGCTGACGCCGGCGCGCTGGATGTGCTCGAGGCGGCGCTGAGCGAGCTGGGCTTTACCTGCACGCGCCACCCGTTTGGCGAGGTCGACAATCTCTATGCCCGGCTGGGGACAGCCGCGCCGGTATTCTGCTTTGCCGGACACACGGACGTGGTGCCGCCCGGACCTGAAAGCGCCTGGTCCCACCCGCCTTTCGCCGCCGAGATTGCTGAAGACCAGATCTGGGGCCGCGGCGCGGCCGATATGAAGGGCTCGATCGCGGCCATGGTGGCGGCGGTGGGCGCCCATATCGCCCATCACGGTGCCCCCCGGGGCTCCATTGCCTTCCTGATCACGGGTGACGAGGAAGGCCCGGCCGTCAATGGAACGAAAAAACTGCTCGAGGCCGTGCACGCGCGCGGCGAGCGGTTTGACCATTGCCTGGTGGGCGAGCCGACCAATCCTGCCCATATCGGCGACACCATCAAGGTGGGCCGGCGCGGCTCGCTCAACGGCGTCATCACCGTGACCGGGCGCCAGGGCCATGTGGCCTATCCCGACAAGGCGGAAAACCCGATCCCGCCTCTGCTGGCGCTTCTCAACAAACTCACGGCCCGGCACCTGGATGACGGTGCACCGCATTTCCAGCCGTCCAATCTGGAGGTGACCAGCATCGATGTGGGCAATGCGCCCCACAATGTGATCCCTGCTGCCGCACAGGCCAAATTCAACATCCGCTTCAACATCGCCCACACCGGCGATGACCTCAAACGCTGGATCGAGGATGAGGCTGCGGGCGTGGGTGCCGGCTTCGATGGTCAGATCAAGCTGGACCTGACCGTCACCGGCGAAGCCTTCCTGACCGACAATCCCGCCTTCACCGATCTGCTCAGGAACGCCGTGATCGAGGTGACCGGCAAGGCCCCGGCCCTCACCACGGGCGGCGGCACGTCGGATGCGCGCTTCATCAAGGATTATTGCCCGGTGGCCGAGTTCGGCCTGGTCGGCGCGACCATGCACCAGATCGACGAGCGCGTGCCGGTGGCCGACATCACCCAGCTCACCGCGATCTATACCCGCATCCTGGAGCGCTATTTCGAGGCCTTCGCCTGA
- a CDS encoding type II toxin-antitoxin system PemK/MazF family toxin — protein sequence MTDEAWPKPVWPKAYDLVWTRFPETTPPEQPGPKPRPSLILGVYEEESGGALLLVAPGTTRLKQDRRPLDFRITNYAEMQACGLAYATRFDLDALLPLPYTRDWFVPLTAAGKTTPVIGRLSDAMIMAFQTHMAWRAHFLGESDT from the coding sequence GTGACAGACGAGGCCTGGCCGAAGCCGGTCTGGCCCAAAGCCTATGATCTTGTCTGGACGCGCTTTCCCGAGACAACACCGCCCGAACAGCCGGGGCCCAAACCCCGGCCCTCGCTCATTCTGGGCGTGTACGAGGAAGAGTCTGGCGGAGCCCTCCTGCTCGTCGCGCCGGGCACGACGCGTCTGAAACAAGACCGGCGCCCACTGGATTTCCGGATCACCAATTACGCCGAGATGCAGGCCTGCGGGCTGGCCTACGCGACGCGGTTCGATCTCGACGCCCTCCTCCCCCTCCCCTACACGCGCGATTGGTTCGTCCCGCTAACCGCTGCAGGCAAGACAACTCCAGTGATCGGGCGGTTGTCGGACGCCATGATCATGGCTTTCCAGACCCATATGGCCTGGCGGGCGCATTTCCTGGGTGAATCAGACACCTGA
- the dapD gene encoding 2,3,4,5-tetrahydropyridine-2,6-dicarboxylate N-succinyltransferase: MTHAALKDTIDAAWEARAELTPQSRGPVREAVETALALLDSGAARVASPDGKGGWTVHEWLKKAVLLSFRLNPNTLIAGGPGEGPWWDKVASKFEGWGEAEFTAAGFRAVPPAAVRRGAHIARNAVLMPSFVNIGAYVDEGAMIDTWATVGSCAQIGKNVHISGGAGIGGVLEPLQASPVIIEDNCFIGARAEVAEGVIVREGAVLSMGVYIGASTKIVDRATGEVMRGEVPAYAVVVPGALPDPKGGPSLYCAVIVKRVDAQTRSKTSINALLRD; encoded by the coding sequence ATGACACACGCCGCCCTCAAAGACACCATCGACGCCGCCTGGGAGGCGCGCGCCGAGCTGACCCCCCAGAGCCGAGGACCCGTCCGCGAGGCGGTGGAAACCGCGCTCGCCCTGCTCGACAGCGGCGCCGCGCGCGTGGCCTCGCCTGACGGCAAGGGTGGGTGGACGGTGCATGAATGGCTGAAGAAAGCGGTGCTCCTGTCCTTCCGTCTGAACCCCAACACGCTCATCGCCGGCGGGCCCGGCGAGGGTCCATGGTGGGACAAGGTCGCATCGAAATTTGAAGGCTGGGGCGAGGCAGAGTTCACCGCGGCGGGCTTCCGCGCCGTGCCCCCTGCCGCCGTGCGCCGGGGTGCCCACATCGCCCGCAACGCCGTGCTGATGCCCTCCTTCGTCAATATCGGGGCCTATGTGGACGAAGGCGCGATGATCGACACCTGGGCCACGGTCGGCTCATGCGCGCAGATCGGCAAGAACGTGCACATCTCCGGCGGTGCCGGGATTGGCGGCGTGCTTGAGCCGCTGCAGGCAAGCCCGGTGATCATCGAGGACAACTGCTTCATCGGCGCCCGCGCCGAAGTGGCCGAAGGCGTGATCGTGCGCGAAGGCGCGGTCTTGTCCATGGGCGTCTATATCGGCGCCTCCACCAAGATCGTGGACCGCGCCACCGGCGAGGTGATGCGCGGCGAGGTCCCGGCCTACGCCGTGGTGGTGCCCGGCGCCTTGCCTGACCCCAAGGGCGGCCCGTCGCTCTATTGCGCCGTGATCGTCAAGCGCGTTGACGCCCAGACCCGGTCAAAGACCTCCATCAACGCCCTGCTCAGGGATTGA